The following coding sequences are from one Fibrobacterota bacterium window:
- a CDS encoding cystathionine gamma-synthase family protein, producing MRARKNGKTDHDRKLKPESLMMSYGYNPEWSEGAIKSPIFQTSTFAFPSAEQGKAFFEVAYGLREQRPKEKSGLIYSRINNPDLEILEDRLTLWDEAEDCAVFESGMGAITTAFLEFLKPGDLILMSAPLYGGTDHFIQAFLPKIGIESMEFKPSEEPEAIARRLEASGKSAKLAMIFIETPANPTNALIDIAACRGLADRFSRPDRRILIAVDNTYMGPLWQHPLKHGADLVLYSATKYIGGHSDVIAGACLGSKELIHRVKVLRTFLGNMAGPMTGWLLMRSLETLKVRMERQAANAQEVAAWLTRHPKVGKVYYLGLLTAEDGQQYRIYKQQHNSPGAMMAFDVKRPDAAHGASDPAADEAAAFRFLNRLKLIKLAVSLGSTESLAEHPATMTHIGVEEHHRAEMNITNKLIRLSVGVEDPQDLIWDIGQALEAV from the coding sequence ATGCGCGCGCGCAAGAACGGCAAGACGGATCACGACCGGAAGTTGAAGCCGGAAAGCCTCATGATGAGCTACGGCTACAATCCGGAATGGTCGGAAGGCGCCATCAAAAGCCCCATCTTCCAGACCTCCACCTTCGCCTTCCCTTCGGCCGAGCAAGGCAAGGCTTTCTTCGAAGTGGCCTATGGCCTGCGCGAGCAGCGGCCCAAGGAAAAGAGCGGGCTCATCTACAGCCGCATCAACAATCCCGATCTCGAGATCCTGGAGGATCGCCTCACCCTCTGGGACGAGGCCGAGGATTGCGCCGTGTTCGAAAGCGGCATGGGAGCCATCACCACCGCTTTCCTGGAATTCCTGAAGCCGGGCGATTTGATCCTCATGAGCGCGCCGCTCTACGGGGGCACCGATCATTTCATCCAGGCCTTCCTGCCCAAGATCGGGATCGAATCCATGGAGTTCAAGCCCAGCGAGGAACCGGAAGCCATCGCCCGTCGGCTGGAAGCCTCGGGCAAGTCGGCCAAGCTCGCAATGATCTTCATCGAGACGCCGGCCAATCCCACCAACGCGCTCATCGACATCGCCGCCTGCCGCGGCCTCGCCGATCGCTTCTCCCGGCCCGATCGGCGGATCCTTATCGCCGTCGACAACACCTATATGGGGCCGCTGTGGCAGCATCCCCTGAAGCACGGCGCGGATCTGGTCCTGTATTCGGCGACCAAATACATCGGCGGGCATAGCGACGTGATCGCCGGAGCCTGCCTGGGGAGCAAAGAACTCATCCACCGGGTGAAGGTATTGCGAACCTTCCTGGGCAACATGGCCGGGCCCATGACGGGCTGGCTTTTGATGCGGAGCCTGGAGACCCTCAAGGTGCGCATGGAGCGGCAGGCCGCCAACGCGCAAGAGGTGGCCGCCTGGCTCACCCGGCATCCCAAGGTCGGGAAGGTCTATTACCTGGGCTTGCTCACCGCTGAGGATGGGCAGCAGTACCGCATCTACAAGCAGCAACACAATTCGCCCGGCGCCATGATGGCCTTCGACGTCAAGCGCCCGGACGCCGCCCACGGCGCTTCCGATCCCGCCGCCGACGAGGCCGCCGCGTTCCGTTTCCTGAACCGGCTCAAGTTGATCAAGCTGGCCGTGAGCCTGGGCAGCACCGAATCCTTGGCCGAGCATCCCGCCACCATGACGCATATCGGCGTGGAAGAACATCATCGCGCCGAGATGAACATCACCAATAAGCTCATCCGCTTGTCGGTGGGCGTGGAAGACCCCCAGGATCTCATCTGGGACATCGGACAGGCGCTGGAAGCCGTGTAG